Proteins encoded by one window of Rhodamnia argentea isolate NSW1041297 chromosome 6, ASM2092103v1, whole genome shotgun sequence:
- the LOC115751215 gene encoding topless-related protein 3-like isoform X1, whose amino-acid sequence MSSLSRELVFLILQFLEEEKFKESVHKLEKESGFYFNMKYFEERVQAGEWEEVEKYLTGFTKVDDNRYSMKIFFEIRKQKYLEALDRQEKAKAVEILVNDLKVFSTFNEELYKEITQLLTLSNFRENEQLSKYGDTKTARNIMLIELKKLIEANPLFRDKLIFPSLKSSRLRTLINQSLNWQHQLCKNPRPNPDIKTLFTDHTCTPPNGPLTPAPVNLPVNAVQKPAAYPPLAAHGPFPPTAAAAAGANALAGWMANASASSSVQAAVVTASSIPIPPNQVSIMKRPITPSTGPGMVDYQNPDHDQLMKRLRPAQSVEEVTYPISRQQASWSLEDLPRTVVLTMHQGSAVTSMDFHPSHPSVLLVGCTNGEITLWELVSREKLVSKPFKVWDMASCPLVFQAAAAAAKDSVVSVTRVTCSPDGNFIGAAFTKHLVHLYAYHGSNDLRQQTEIDAHTGVVNDLSFAYPNKQLCVVTCGDDKLIKVWDLNGRKLFNFEGHEAPVYSICPHHKESIQFIFSTAIDGKIKAWLYDNMGSRVDYDAPGHGCTTMLYSADGSRLFSCGTSKEGDSFLVEWNESEGAIKRTYSGFRKKSAGVVQFDTTQNHFLAAGEDGQIKFWDMDNNNVIANTDAEGGLPSLPRLRFNKEGNLLAVTTADSGFKILANAAGLRCLKVNEMPAFEALRTPIESAAIKVSSSPAVANVSPVNCKIERSSPVRPSPLLNGVDSMGRSLEKPRVIEEAVDKTRPWQLAEITDPGQCRLVTMPDSNDTSSKVVRLIYTNSGVGILGLAANGVQKLWKWARNDQNPSGKATASVVPQHWQPSSGLLMKNEVSGGNLDEAVPCIALSKNDSYVMSACGGKVSLFNMMTFKVMTTFMPPPPASTFLAFHPQDNNIIAIGMEDSTIHIYNVRVDEVKSKLKGHQKRITGLAFSTNLNILVSSGADAQLFVWSIDSWEKRKSVPIQIPAGKAPNGDTRVQFHVDQIRLLVVHETQLAIYDASKMDRIRQWVPQDALSAPISCAAFSCNSLLVYAMFCDGNIGVFDADYLRLRCRIAPSTYLSHGALNGSQLAYPLVVATHPLEPNQLAVGLTDGSVKVMEPAESDGKWGATPPLENGMLSGRTPSSSTTSNHTPEPVQR is encoded by the exons ATGTCGTCGCTGAGCAGAGAATTGGTGTTTCTCATACTTCAGTTCCTCGAGGAAGAGAAGTTCAAGGAGTCTGTGCACAA GTTGGAGAAAGAATCAGGGTTTTACTTTAACATGAAGTACTTTGAGGAGAGAGTTCAGGCTGGAGAAtgggaagaagttgagaagtacTTGACTGGATTTACCAAAGTTGACGATAATCGTTACTCCATGAAGATCTTTTTTGAGATCAGGAAGCAGAAGTACCTTGAAGCACTTGATCG GCAAGAGAAAGCAAAAGCAGTTGAAATATTGGTGAACGATTTGAAAGTATTCTCCACATTCAACGAGGAGCTGTACAAAGAGATAACCCAGCTTCTAACTCTCAGCAATTTTAG GGAAAATGAGCAGCTCTCCAAGTATGGAGACACAAAAACTGCTAGGAACATAATGTTGATAGAGTTGAAGAAACTTATCGAGGCAAATCCTTTGTTTCGtgataagttgatttttccttCTCTAAAGTCTTCAAGATTGCGGACTTTAATTAATCAAAG TTTGAACTGGCAACACCAACTATGCAAAAACCCGAGGCCAAACCCTGACATAAAAACATTATTTACGGATCACACATGTACACCTCCCAATGGTCCTCTCACACCTGCGCCTGTAAATCTGCCTGTTAATGCAGTTCAAAAACCTGCTGCGTATCCACCACTCGCAGCACACGGG CCTTTTCCACCCACTGCAGCAGCAGCTGCTGGTGCAAATGCTTTAGCAGGTTGGATGGCCAATGCCTCTGCTTCTTCATCAGTTCAAGCGGCTGTGGTTACTGCATCTTCAATACCTATCCCACCTAACCAAG TTTCAATCATGAAAAGACCAATAACACCTTCAACAGGTCCTGGGATGGTTGATTATCAGAATCCAGATCACGACCAACTAATGAAGAGGCTTAGACCTGCTCAGTCTGTTGAGGAG GTTACATACCCTATATCTCGGCAACAAGCTTCTTGGTCTTTGGAGGATTTGCCTAGAACGGTTGTTTTGACCATGCATCAAGGATCTGCTGTCACTAGCATGGATTTTCATCCCTCCCATCCTTCAGTGCTTCTTG TTGGGTGTACTAATGGTGAAATTACACTCTGGGAACTCGTATCACGGGAGAAACTGGTTTCAAAGCCATTCAAAGTTTGGGATATGGCCTCCTGTCCACTGGTATTTCAG gctgctgcagctgctgctaAGGATAGTGTTGTATCTGTCACCCGTGTTACATGTAGTCCAGATGGAAATTTCATTG GTGCTGCATTCACCAAGCATTTGGTACACCTATATGCCTATCATGGATCCAATGATTTACGTCAGCAAACGGAG ATTGATGCCCATACAGGTGTTGTCAATGACTTGTCATTTGCTTATCCTAACAAACAACTATGCGTTGTGACATGTGGAGATGACAAGTTGATAAAG GTGTGGGACTTGAATGGAAGGAAATTATTTAACTTTGAAGGCCATGAAGCACCTGTATATTCTATCTGTCCGCATCACAAGGAAAGTATTCAG TTTATATTTTCAACTGCAATAGATGGAAAAATAAAGGCCTGGCTCTATGACAATATGGGTTCTAGAGTTGATTATGATGCTCCTGGTCATGGGTGTACGACAATGCTTTACAGTGCCGACGGAAGTAG GTTGTTCTCATGTGGAACAAGTAAAGAGGGAGACTCTTTCCTTGTGGAGTGGAATGAAAGTGAGGGAGCAATAAAGCGGACATACTCTGGGTTCAGGAAAAAGTCTGCTGGTGTTGTGCAATTCGATACCacacaaaatcattttttggctGCTGGTGAAGATGGccaaataaaattttgggacATGGATAATAATAATGTCATAGCCAACACTGATGCAGAAGGTGGACTTCCG AGTCTTCCTCGCTTGAGATTCAATAAAGAAGGTAATTTACTTGCTGTTACTACGGCTGACAGTGGATTCAAGATACTTGCAAATGCAGCTGGTCTCAGATGCTTAAAAGTGAATGAAATGCCTGCATTTGAGGCTTTGAGAACTCCAATTGAGTCTGCAGCGATTAAG GTTTCTAGCTCTCCTGCTGTTGCAAATGTCAGCCCAGTCAATTGCAAGATTGAAAGAAGCTCTCCAGTCAGACCTTCTCCGCTTCTT AATGGAGTGGATTCCATGGGACGGAGCCTGGAGAAACCAAGAGTAATTGAGGAAGCAGTTGATAAAACCAGACCCTGGCAGTTGGCTGAAATAACCGATCCTGGCCAGTGCCGGTTGGTTACCATGCCTGACAGCAATGATACTTCCAGCAAG GTTGTTAGGCTTATCTACACGAACTCAGGTGTTGGCATTTTGGGCCTCGCAGCAAATGGTGTTCAGAAGCTGTGGAAGTGGGCCCGAAATGATCAAAATCCAAGTGGAAAG GCCACTGCCAGTGTTGTTCCTCAGCATTGGCAACCGAGCAGTGGTCTTCTTATGAAAAATGAGGTATCGGGTGGTAATTTGGATGAAGCAGTACCATGCATAGCGCTCTCAAAGAATGATTCATACGTTATGTCTGCTTGTGGTGGCAAGGTCTCATTGTTTAACATGATGACTTTCAAG GTAATGACGACGTTCATGCCACCCCCTCCTGCTTCAACCTTCCTTGCATTCCATCCTCAGGATAATAACATCATTGCGATTGGAATGGAGGATTCAACTATCCATATCTACAATGTCAGAGTTGATGAG GTGAAATCGAAATTGAAGGGCCACCAGAAGCGCATAACTGGTTTAGCCTTCTCCACCAATCTCAATATTCTGGTCTCGTCAGGTGCTGATGCTCAA CTTTTTGTATGGAGCATTGATTCCTGGGAGAAAAGGAAATCTGTCCCAATCCAAATACCAGCTGGAAAAGCACCTAATGGTGACACTCGAGTACAATTTCATGTAGATCAAATACGTTTACTCGTAGTTCATGAGACGCAGTTGGCAATATACGATGCATCCAAAATGGATCGCATTAGACAG TGGGTCCCGCAAGATGCGCTTTCCGCTCCAATATCTTGTGCAGCATTTTCCTGCAACAGCTTGTTGGTGTATGCGATGTTCTGTGATGGTAACATTGGGGTGTTTGATGCTGATTACCTCAGATTAAGATGCCGCATAGCTCCATCCACCTACTTGTCCCATGGGGCTTTGAATGG AAGTCAACTGGCGTATCCCCTCGTGGTTGCGACGCATCCGCTGGAACCCAACCAATTAGCCGTTGGTTTGACAGATGGGTCTGTCAAGGTGATGGAACCTGCAGAATCGGATGGAAAATGGGGAGCAACTCCACCCTTAGAAAACGGGATGCTGAGTGGTAGAACACCGTCGTCGTCTACTACAAGCAACCACACTCCAGAACCAGTACAGAGATAG